Proteins encoded together in one Bacteroides zoogleoformans window:
- a CDS encoding DEAD/DEAH box helicase → MNKEDILHNLKIEELNPMQLAAGRAYDEQKDMVLLSPTGSGKTLAFLLPLVQKLKNEIKGVQAVVLVPSRELALQTESVFKQMNTSFKAISCYGGRPAMEEHRTIRGVNPAVIIGTPGRMNDHLKKGNFDVDTVHTLVIDEFDKSLEFGFHDEMAEIIGQLPGVKKRVLLSATDAEEIPQFVGLGEDACIKLNFLSQDGSLSERLNLLQVHSPEKDKLATLYRLLCMLGEASTLVFVNHRESVERVAGYLLAKKFPCDTFHGGMEQQDRERALYKFRNGTCPVLISTDLAARGLDILGIDNVVHYHLPVNEEAFTHRNGRTARWQANGSSFLILHSEERLPDYISAEIPVFELSSQAVKPIKARWATLYIGKGKKDKLNKIDIAGFLYKKGGLMREDVGQVDVKEHYAFVAVRRSKLKQLLTLIKGEKIKGMKTIVEEAK, encoded by the coding sequence GTGAATAAAGAGGATATACTCCACAACTTGAAAATAGAGGAACTCAACCCGATGCAGCTCGCAGCCGGCCGGGCCTATGATGAACAAAAAGATATGGTGTTGCTTTCGCCTACGGGAAGTGGAAAGACATTGGCTTTTCTCTTGCCGTTGGTGCAAAAGTTAAAAAATGAAATAAAAGGTGTGCAGGCTGTGGTACTGGTGCCTTCGCGTGAGTTAGCCTTACAGACGGAAAGCGTTTTTAAGCAGATGAACACTTCATTTAAAGCCATCAGTTGCTACGGCGGCCGTCCGGCAATGGAGGAACATCGCACCATTAGAGGAGTGAACCCGGCTGTAATCATTGGTACACCGGGACGTATGAACGACCATCTGAAGAAGGGAAACTTTGATGTCGATACCGTTCATACGTTGGTAATCGACGAGTTTGACAAATCATTGGAATTTGGTTTTCACGACGAAATGGCGGAAATCATCGGACAACTGCCCGGGGTAAAGAAACGTGTTCTTCTTTCGGCCACAGACGCTGAAGAAATTCCGCAATTCGTGGGGTTGGGAGAGGACGCCTGTATCAAACTGAATTTCCTCTCCCAAGACGGTTCTTTGTCGGAACGTCTGAACTTGTTGCAAGTGCATTCGCCTGAAAAAGACAAACTGGCAACACTTTATCGGCTGCTTTGTATGTTAGGTGAAGCCTCTACGCTCGTTTTTGTCAATCATCGGGAGAGTGTGGAACGAGTGGCGGGCTATCTGCTGGCAAAGAAGTTTCCTTGCGATACTTTCCACGGTGGTATGGAGCAACAAGACCGCGAACGGGCGCTTTATAAATTCCGAAACGGTACGTGCCCTGTCCTTATCTCTACCGACCTGGCCGCACGTGGGCTGGACATTCTGGGTATAGACAATGTAGTGCACTATCATTTGCCGGTCAACGAAGAGGCTTTTACTCACCGCAACGGACGTACCGCACGCTGGCAGGCGAACGGCTCTTCTTTTCTGATACTTCACTCCGAAGAGCGCTTGCCGGATTACATTTCCGCGGAGATTCCTGTTTTTGAGCTTTCATCGCAGGCAGTAAAGCCCATAAAGGCCCGTTGGGCTACGCTCTATATCGGTAAAGGTAAGAAAGATAAGCTTAATAAGATAGATATTGCAGGCTTTTTATATAAGAAAGGTGGATTGATGCGCGAAGACGTGGGGCAGGTAGATGTGAAAGAACATTATGCTTTTGTGGCCGTACGCCGTTCCAAACTGAAACAGTTGCTTACTTTAATTAAAGGAGAAAAGATAAAAGGCATGAAAACTATCGTTGAAGAGGCAAAATAG
- the serC gene encoding 3-phosphoserine/phosphohydroxythreonine transaminase: MKKHNFNAGPSILPREVIEDTAKAVLDFNGSGLSLMEISHRAKDFQPVVDEAVALFKELLNIPEGYSVLFLGGGASLEFCMIPFNFLEKKAAYLNTGVWAKKAMKEAKGFGEVVEVASSAEATYTYIPKDYAIPADADYFHITTNNTIYGTELKEDLNVNVPMIADMSSDIFSRPIDVSKYICIYGGAQKNLAPAGVTFVIVKNDALGKVSRYIPTMLNYQTHIDGGSMFNTPPVLPIYSAMLTLRWNKAQGGVKEMERRAIEKADMLYAEIDRNKMFVGTAAKEDRSRMNICFVMKPEYKDLEADFLKFATERGMVGIKGHRSVGGFRASCYNAMPKESVQALIDCMQEFEKLH; this comes from the coding sequence ATGAAAAAGCATAATTTCAATGCAGGACCTTCTATTCTTCCTCGTGAGGTGATTGAAGATACAGCAAAAGCTGTTCTTGATTTCAATGGTTCAGGCCTTTCACTGATGGAAATCAGCCATCGTGCTAAAGACTTCCAACCTGTTGTGGACGAAGCAGTGGCATTATTCAAAGAATTACTTAATATCCCCGAAGGATATTCTGTTCTGTTCTTGGGAGGTGGCGCCAGCCTGGAATTCTGTATGATTCCTTTTAACTTCCTGGAAAAGAAAGCTGCTTACTTGAATACGGGCGTATGGGCAAAGAAAGCCATGAAAGAGGCCAAGGGATTCGGAGAAGTGGTTGAGGTGGCTTCTTCCGCTGAGGCTACTTATACGTACATACCGAAAGATTATGCCATACCGGCCGATGCGGATTATTTCCATATCACGACCAACAACACGATTTACGGTACCGAACTGAAAGAAGATTTGAATGTAAACGTTCCGATGATTGCTGACATGTCTTCAGATATATTCTCACGTCCCATCGATGTGTCCAAATACATCTGTATTTACGGTGGTGCGCAGAAGAATCTGGCTCCTGCCGGCGTAACGTTCGTCATTGTGAAAAACGATGCATTGGGTAAAGTGTCTCGCTACATCCCTACCATGCTGAATTATCAAACACATATCGATGGGGGTTCCATGTTTAATACACCTCCCGTTCTTCCCATCTATTCGGCAATGCTCACTTTGCGCTGGAACAAAGCGCAAGGCGGTGTAAAAGAAATGGAGCGGCGCGCCATTGAGAAAGCTGATATGCTATATGCTGAAATAGACCGCAACAAGATGTTCGTGGGGACGGCAGCTAAAGAAGATCGCTCTCGCATGAATATCTGTTTCGTAATGAAGCCCGAATATAAAGATTTAGAGGCGGATTTCCTGAAGTTCGCTACGGAAAGAGGTATGGTGGGCATCAAGGGACACCGTTCGGTAGGCGGATTCCGTGCATCCTGCTACAATGCTATGCCGAAAGAAAGTGTGCAGGCTTTGATTGATTGCATGCAAGAGTTTGAAAAACTTCATTAA
- a CDS encoding NAD(P)-dependent oxidoreductase: MKVLVATDKPFAKVAVDGIRKEIEAAGYELVLLEKYGEKTKLLEAVKDVEAIIIRSDVIDAEVLDAAQKLKIVVRAGAGYDNVDLEAATAHNVCVMNTPGQNSNAVAELAFGLMVMAVRNMYNGTSGTELKGKKLGIHAYGNVGRNVARIAKGFGMDIYAFDAFCPKEVIEKEGVKAVASAEELYSTCDVISLHIPATAETKNSINHALVNRMPKGGLLVNTARKEVINEAELIQLLEERTDLKYVTDIMPAANETFVSRFAGRYFSTPKKMGAQTAEANINAGIAAACQIVGFLKEGCEKFRVNK, from the coding sequence ATGAAAGTATTAGTCGCAACAGACAAACCGTTTGCCAAAGTGGCTGTGGACGGTATTCGTAAAGAGATTGAAGCAGCCGGTTACGAGCTCGTATTGCTGGAGAAATATGGTGAGAAAACCAAGTTGCTGGAAGCCGTGAAAGATGTCGAAGCTATTATTATTCGTAGTGACGTCATAGACGCCGAAGTGCTGGATGCCGCTCAAAAACTGAAAATCGTGGTGCGTGCAGGTGCCGGTTATGACAATGTGGATTTGGAAGCTGCCACCGCTCATAACGTTTGCGTGATGAATACTCCGGGGCAGAATTCCAACGCTGTGGCCGAACTGGCTTTCGGGCTTATGGTGATGGCTGTCCGCAATATGTACAATGGAACTTCGGGAACCGAACTGAAAGGTAAGAAGTTGGGTATCCATGCTTATGGCAACGTTGGTCGCAACGTGGCCCGCATAGCCAAAGGTTTCGGTATGGATATTTATGCATTCGATGCTTTCTGTCCTAAAGAAGTGATTGAGAAAGAGGGTGTGAAAGCTGTGGCTTCTGCCGAAGAACTGTACTCCACTTGCGACGTCATCTCATTGCACATTCCGGCAACCGCTGAAACGAAGAACTCCATTAATCACGCTTTGGTGAACCGGATGCCCAAAGGTGGTCTGTTGGTGAATACTGCCCGTAAGGAAGTGATCAATGAAGCCGAGTTGATTCAGCTATTGGAAGAGCGTACGGATTTGAAGTACGTGACCGATATTATGCCGGCAGCCAACGAAACCTTTGTTTCTCGATTTGCAGGGCGTTATTTCTCCACACCGAAGAAGATGGGTGCACAGACAGCCGAGGCCAATATCAATGCGGGCATTGCAGCTGCCTGCCAGATTGTAGGTTTCCTGAAAGAAGGCTGTGAGAAATTCCGTGTAAACAAATAA
- a CDS encoding DUF1015 domain-containing protein, producing MAIIKPFKGIRPPQELVEQVASRPYDVLNSAEAREEAAGNEKSLYHIIKPEIDFPVGTDEHDERVYQKAAENFRMFQDKGWLVQDGKENYYVYAQTMNGKTQYGLVVGAYVPDYMNGVIKKHELTRRDKEEDRMKHVRVNNANIEPVFFAYPDNALLDSIIARYTAEKPVYDFVAPDDGFGHTFWIIDKQQDIDAITGEFAKMPALYIADGHHRSAAAALVGAEKAKQNPNHRGDEEYNYFMAVCFPANQLTIIDYNRVVKDLNGLTVEEFLTAVSKNFIVEDRGEEIYKPSGLHNFSLYLAGKWYSLTAKPGTYNDNDPIGVLDVTISSNLILDEVLGIKDLRSDKRIDFVGGIRGLGELKKRVDSGEMKMALALYPVSMKQLMDIADTGNIMPPKTTWFEPKLRSGLIIHKLD from the coding sequence ATGGCAATCATTAAACCTTTCAAAGGTATTCGTCCTCCGCAAGAATTGGTGGAGCAAGTGGCTTCTCGCCCCTACGATGTGCTGAACTCTGCTGAAGCGCGCGAAGAAGCGGCCGGGAATGAGAAATCCTTATATCATATCATTAAGCCCGAAATAGACTTTCCGGTAGGTACCGATGAACATGATGAACGTGTTTATCAGAAAGCGGCCGAGAATTTCCGGATGTTTCAAGACAAGGGATGGCTGGTACAGGACGGCAAGGAGAATTACTACGTATATGCCCAGACCATGAACGGCAAGACACAATACGGACTTGTGGTGGGTGCTTATGTGCCCGATTATATGAACGGTGTCATTAAGAAACATGAGTTGACTCGCCGTGATAAAGAAGAAGACCGCATGAAGCACGTCCGAGTGAACAATGCCAACATTGAACCGGTATTTTTTGCTTATCCCGACAATGCTTTGCTGGATAGTATCATTGCACGCTATACGGCCGAAAAGCCGGTATATGACTTTGTTGCTCCGGATGACGGTTTCGGTCACACGTTCTGGATCATCGACAAGCAGCAGGATATAGATGCCATCACCGGTGAATTTGCCAAGATGCCCGCCCTCTATATTGCCGATGGTCATCACCGCAGTGCCGCCGCTGCCTTGGTAGGCGCAGAGAAAGCCAAGCAAAATCCCAATCATCGTGGAGATGAAGAATATAACTACTTCATGGCTGTTTGCTTCCCTGCCAACCAGCTGACCATTATAGACTACAACCGTGTGGTAAAAGACTTGAATGGTCTGACTGTAGAAGAGTTCCTGACTGCCGTGAGCAAGAATTTCATAGTAGAAGATCGAGGAGAGGAAATCTATAAGCCTTCCGGCTTGCATAATTTCTCTCTCTATCTGGCCGGTAAATGGTATAGTCTTACAGCTAAACCGGGTACTTACAACGACAATGACCCCATCGGCGTATTGGATGTCACCATCTCTTCCAATCTGATATTGGATGAAGTGTTGGGCATCAAGGATCTGCGCTCCGACAAGCGTATAGACTTTGTCGGTGGCATCCGTGGCTTAGGTGAACTGAAGAAACGGGTGGACAGCGGAGAGATGAAAATGGCCTTGGCTTTATATCCTGTCAGTATGAAGCAGTTGATGGACATTGCTGATACAGGTAACATTATGCCGCCCAAAACAACTTGGTTTGAGCCTAAGTTGCGTTCGGGTTTGATTATCCATAAATTGGATTAA
- a CDS encoding glycerate kinase family protein, with protein MKIIIALDSFKECLTSQEAGEAAARGIHKVFPSCEVVRFSIADGGEGMLDALISATGGKRLFLRAHNPMMEMHDTCYGISNDRQTAFIEMAAISGLPLVPKEKRNPMLTTSYGTGELICHALNLGCRNFIIGLGGSATNDAGLGMLQALGFRFLDETGANIIQAVAPDIPKRGMCGELLAKVASIDSSAAHPALKNAKFVAACDVKNPFTGPKGASFVFAPQKGADREMAAKLDANMKKLAGIISQSTGKDISNIPGSGAAGGMGGSLLAFLHADLKPGIQLLLDFFHFTEKIKGADLIITGEGKADRQTIMGKVPSGILQEAQKQQIPVILLAGKIEDKEMLEKAGFKEVLSINPTSVPQEKAMESAFAKTNIRRTVEEICRKMI; from the coding sequence ATGAAAATAATCATCGCCCTCGATTCATTCAAAGAATGCCTCACCTCCCAAGAAGCAGGAGAAGCCGCTGCCAGAGGCATACATAAAGTATTTCCATCATGTGAAGTCGTCCGGTTCTCCATTGCCGATGGAGGAGAAGGAATGCTGGATGCCCTAATTTCCGCCACGGGAGGAAAGCGTCTCTTTCTACGTGCTCACAACCCGATGATGGAAATGCACGACACCTGCTATGGCATTTCTAACGATCGGCAAACGGCCTTTATCGAAATGGCCGCCATCAGCGGCCTGCCACTCGTACCTAAAGAGAAGCGAAATCCAATGTTGACCACCTCTTACGGAACCGGTGAACTGATATGCCACGCTTTGAACTTGGGATGCAGAAACTTTATAATCGGATTAGGTGGCAGCGCAACGAACGATGCCGGTTTGGGAATGTTGCAGGCATTGGGTTTTCGTTTTCTTGATGAAACGGGTGCAAACATCATCCAAGCGGTAGCTCCGGATATTCCCAAGCGAGGCATGTGCGGAGAGTTGCTGGCCAAAGTAGCCTCAATCGACTCCTCTGCTGCCCATCCGGCACTCAAAAACGCAAAATTTGTCGCTGCATGTGATGTAAAGAATCCTTTCACCGGCCCGAAAGGCGCATCATTCGTCTTTGCTCCGCAAAAAGGAGCCGACCGGGAAATGGCAGCAAAGCTCGATGCAAATATGAAGAAACTGGCCGGCATCATCTCTCAATCCACAGGGAAAGACATTTCCAACATCCCCGGTTCAGGTGCTGCCGGTGGCATGGGTGGTAGCTTGCTGGCTTTCTTGCATGCCGATCTGAAACCCGGCATACAACTACTACTCGACTTCTTTCATTTTACCGAGAAAATCAAAGGTGCTGATCTCATCATCACCGGAGAAGGCAAGGCAGACCGACAGACCATTATGGGGAAAGTACCTTCGGGCATCCTGCAAGAAGCTCAAAAGCAACAAATTCCCGTCATTCTGTTGGCGGGAAAGATAGAAGACAAAGAGATGCTGGAAAAAGCCGGTTTCAAAGAAGTACTTTCCATCAATCCTACTTCCGTTCCTCAAGAAAAAGCTATGGAGTCAGCGTTTGCAAAAACCAATATCCGGCGGACTGTGGAAGAGATTTGCCGGAAGATGATATAG
- a CDS encoding IMPACT family protein, whose amino-acid sequence MSEDRYKTISALSEGIYTEKRSKFIAIALPVHTLEEVKSYLDVYQKKYYDARHVCYAYMLGHERKDFRANDNGEPSGTAGKPILGQINSNELTDILIVVVRYFGGIKLGTSGLIVAYKAAAAEAIAAASVIEKTVDETVTFLFEYPFMNDVMRIVKEEEPEILEQSYDMDCHMTLRIRQSMMQRLRVRLEKVETLRFE is encoded by the coding sequence ATGAGCGAAGATAGGTATAAAACGATTTCAGCCCTTTCCGAAGGCATTTACACGGAGAAGCGTAGCAAATTTATCGCTATAGCCTTGCCGGTGCACACATTGGAAGAAGTGAAATCGTATCTGGATGTTTATCAGAAAAAGTACTATGATGCCCGTCATGTATGTTATGCCTATATGCTGGGACATGAGCGCAAGGATTTTCGCGCCAATGACAACGGTGAACCTTCAGGTACGGCAGGCAAGCCTATCTTAGGACAAATCAACTCTAATGAACTGACGGATATACTTATTGTTGTGGTTCGTTATTTCGGAGGTATCAAGTTAGGGACAAGCGGGTTGATTGTGGCTTATAAAGCCGCTGCCGCCGAAGCTATTGCTGCCGCGTCTGTTATAGAGAAAACCGTGGACGAGACAGTAACTTTCTTGTTTGAATATCCTTTTATGAATGACGTGATGCGCATTGTGAAAGAAGAAGAGCCGGAGATACTGGAACAATCGTATGATATGGACTGCCACATGACGCTTCGCATTCGTCAGTCCATGATGCAGAGGTTGCGGGTACGGCTGGAGAAAGTAGAGACTTTGAGGTTTGAGTAA
- a CDS encoding HpaII family restriction endonuclease: MGVSATKRELGELYAFFRLLADGSVAFGTPDVQKNVAKCWPVALVQREEHDGTRRYYIEEEEVRLVGGTVGKDGAFTLGGKEEQRFPREDFKDAAELILHLLKTASGEAIEVTEGLEAFLDAVGIYDLEAKTDDRTDFYVAFHHPDAPLTGFTVRCRLAPMNPLLDGGRTANLKLEQSGVKFAVPTVNKVNALSQSPTEVADRMLLIERLGGILKYADVADRMFRCNLQMIDLHFPRMLAEMVRVMHLDGIVRVSELTEHIKVMNPLKIKDELINKHGFYEFKVKQFLLALALGMRPAKIYNGTDSAVEGMLLVTTDGEVLCYHKSDRAIFADFLYRNTRLEKGSADKDKYGFLERENGVWYFKLNVKIGLMKR, translated from the coding sequence ATGGGGGTTAGTGCGACTAAAAGAGAACTGGGTGAACTATATGCCTTTTTCCGTCTGTTGGCTGACGGAAGTGTGGCATTCGGTACACCGGATGTGCAGAAAAATGTGGCAAAGTGTTGGCCTGTTGCCTTGGTGCAGAGAGAAGAGCACGATGGTACGCGTCGTTATTACATAGAGGAGGAAGAAGTACGGCTGGTTGGCGGAACAGTGGGGAAGGATGGCGCTTTCACTCTCGGAGGCAAGGAAGAACAACGCTTTCCCCGTGAAGACTTCAAGGATGCGGCAGAACTTATTCTTCACTTGTTGAAGACTGCTTCCGGCGAGGCAATCGAGGTGACCGAAGGACTGGAAGCTTTTCTGGATGCTGTCGGTATCTATGATTTGGAGGCGAAAACGGACGATCGCACAGATTTCTACGTGGCTTTCCATCATCCCGACGCACCGTTGACGGGATTTACGGTTCGTTGCCGTCTTGCCCCGATGAACCCGTTGCTCGACGGAGGCCGTACGGCCAACTTAAAATTGGAACAGAGTGGCGTGAAGTTTGCCGTGCCCACAGTGAATAAGGTGAACGCTTTGTCTCAATCTCCAACCGAAGTAGCCGATAGGATGCTGCTTATTGAGCGCTTGGGAGGCATCTTGAAGTACGCTGATGTAGCCGACCGTATGTTCCGTTGTAATCTACAGATGATTGATCTCCATTTTCCCCGTATGTTGGCAGAGATGGTTCGCGTAATGCATCTGGATGGCATTGTCCGTGTCAGTGAGCTGACGGAGCATATCAAGGTAATGAACCCTCTGAAGATAAAGGATGAATTGATAAACAAACATGGTTTCTATGAGTTTAAGGTGAAGCAGTTTTTGTTGGCGCTTGCCCTTGGAATGCGTCCGGCTAAGATATACAACGGCACTGATTCTGCGGTGGAAGGCATGTTGCTGGTCACTACCGATGGTGAAGTGCTGTGCTATCATAAATCGGATCGTGCCATCTTTGCTGACTTTCTTTACCGAAATACCCGTTTGGAGAAAGGTTCTGCAGACAAGGACAAATATGGCTTTCTTGAGCGTGAAAACGGAGTCTGGTATTTTAAACTGAATGTGAAGATAGGTCTGATGAAAAGGTGA
- a CDS encoding phage holin family protein, translating into MFADDQSFEKIQQLFVEFKKFLELQKEYTLLEITEKLSKLLSMLLLVILIIVLSVVVLFYLSFTLVYVIAPLVGGLTASYALVAGFHILLILLLVLFRRKLIINPTVKFIAGLFLDKSNK; encoded by the coding sequence ATGTTTGCCGACGATCAAAGTTTTGAGAAAATTCAGCAATTATTCGTTGAGTTCAAAAAGTTTCTTGAACTACAAAAAGAATATACTCTATTGGAGATCACGGAAAAACTATCCAAGCTGCTCTCCATGCTTTTGCTGGTTATACTTATCATTGTCCTAAGCGTAGTGGTTCTGTTCTATCTGTCATTTACCCTGGTTTATGTAATAGCCCCTTTAGTTGGTGGACTGACGGCAAGCTATGCTCTTGTTGCCGGATTTCATATCCTGCTCATCCTCTTACTTGTTCTCTTCCGTAGAAAGCTAATCATCAACCCGACAGTCAAATTCATTGCCGGACTATTCTTAGACAAATCCAATAAATAA
- a CDS encoding YtxH domain-containing protein, producing MKGLNVLAAFLGGAAVGAALGILFAPEKGEDTRNKIAEILRKKGIRLSRNDMENLVDEIAAEIKGEPAE from the coding sequence ATGAAAGGACTGAACGTTTTAGCAGCTTTCTTGGGCGGTGCCGCAGTGGGTGCAGCCCTTGGTATTTTATTTGCTCCTGAAAAAGGAGAGGACACGCGTAATAAAATTGCAGAGATTCTCCGCAAAAAAGGTATCCGGCTCAGTCGGAATGACATGGAGAATCTGGTAGATGAAATTGCAGCAGAAATCAAAGGGGAACCTGCTGAATAA
- a CDS encoding SPOR domain-containing protein, producing MKKLTLLGMGVCIALAFSSCKSSESAYKKAYEKAKQQELAEPQTAVAVEETAPVVVAPASSKVVESAPVGVRQEKVTVVSGGNGLKDYSVVCGSFGVKANAENLKAFLDREGYNAIVAFNAEASMYRVIVATFADRASAADARDAFKARYPNRQDFQGSWLLYRIN from the coding sequence ATGAAAAAATTAACTCTATTAGGGATGGGGGTATGCATTGCTTTGGCATTCTCTTCTTGTAAATCGAGCGAAAGCGCTTATAAAAAAGCATATGAAAAAGCCAAACAGCAAGAATTGGCCGAACCGCAGACTGCTGTTGCGGTAGAAGAAACGGCTCCGGTTGTGGTGGCCCCGGCAAGCAGCAAAGTGGTGGAGAGTGCTCCGGTCGGTGTACGTCAGGAAAAGGTCACTGTGGTCTCCGGTGGCAATGGTTTGAAAGACTACAGCGTGGTATGTGGCAGTTTTGGCGTGAAGGCAAATGCTGAAAACTTGAAGGCTTTCTTGGATAGAGAGGGATATAACGCGATTGTTGCGTTCAATGCGGAAGCTTCCATGTATCGTGTCATTGTGGCAACTTTTGCGGATAGGGCTTCGGCGGCTGATGCTCGTGATGCATTTAAGGCCAGATATCCCAATCGTCAGGATTTCCAAGGATCTTGGTTGCTGTACCGAATTAACTAA